From Streptomyces sp. NBC_00690, a single genomic window includes:
- a CDS encoding segregation and condensation protein A, producing MPPTDPSRPSRRALGQGPAPTVAAAPTVAAAPTVTAAPTVEDGRSAQEPAAQEPAVRITPEPAAQEASAQQPSDGSEPLGDGRFTVRLANFEGPFDLLLQLISKHKLDVTEVALSRVTDEFMTHIRAMGDDWDLDQTTEFLVVAATLLDLKAARLLPAAEVEDEADLALLEARDLLFARLLQYRAYKQIAEILQDRFDVEGRRYPRTVGLEPRLAELLPEVVISIGAEGFARLAVKAMQPKPKPQVYVDHIHAPLVSVREQAEIMVALLRERGRATFRELTEDTGDTLTVVARFLALLELYRDKAVFLDQPEALGELVVGWSGGDTVATVTDEFDRVPDLPKDTA from the coding sequence ATGCCCCCGACCGACCCGTCCCGTCCGTCCCGCCGAGCGCTGGGTCAGGGCCCGGCGCCGACGGTGGCAGCGGCGCCCACTGTTGCAGCGGCGCCGACGGTGACTGCGGCGCCGACGGTGGAGGACGGACGGTCCGCCCAGGAACCAGCCGCTCAGGAACCAGCCGTACGGATCACCCCGGAACCAGCCGCACAGGAAGCGTCTGCGCAGCAGCCATCCGACGGGTCGGAACCGCTCGGCGACGGACGGTTCACCGTCCGTCTGGCGAACTTCGAAGGCCCGTTCGACCTCCTCCTCCAGCTCATCTCCAAGCACAAGCTCGATGTGACCGAGGTCGCCCTCTCCCGGGTCACCGATGAGTTCATGACCCATATCCGGGCCATGGGCGACGACTGGGACCTCGACCAGACCACCGAGTTCCTGGTGGTCGCGGCCACCCTGCTCGATCTCAAGGCGGCCAGGCTGCTGCCCGCCGCCGAAGTCGAGGACGAGGCCGACCTGGCCCTCCTCGAAGCGCGGGACCTGCTGTTCGCCCGGCTCCTCCAGTACCGCGCGTACAAGCAGATCGCCGAAATCCTCCAGGACCGCTTCGATGTCGAGGGCCGCCGCTACCCCCGTACCGTCGGGCTGGAACCCCGGCTCGCGGAGCTGCTGCCCGAGGTCGTGATCAGCATCGGCGCGGAGGGGTTCGCCCGGCTGGCGGTCAAGGCCATGCAGCCGAAACCCAAGCCGCAGGTGTACGTCGACCACATCCACGCGCCGCTCGTCAGCGTCCGCGAGCAGGCCGAGATCATGGTGGCCCTGCTGCGCGAGCGCGGTCGTGCCACCTTCCGGGAGCTCACCGAGGACACCGGCGACACCCTGACCGTGGTGGCCCGCTTCCTGGCGCTGCTGGAGCTCTACCGCGACAAGGCGGTCTTCCTCGACCAGCCAGAAGCGCTCGGCGAACTCGTGGTCGGCTGGAGTGGCGGCGATACCGTCGCCACCGTCACCGATGAGTTCGACCGGGTGCCCGACCTCCCCAAGGACACGGCGTGA
- the ald gene encoding alanine dehydrogenase — MKVGIPREVKNNEFRVAITPAGVHELVRHGHQVVIEQHAGLGSSITDEEFIAAGAQILPTADEVWAAADLLLKVKEPIAEEYHRLRKGQTLFTYLHLAASRECTDALLESGTTAIAYETVETLNRQLPLLAPMSEVAGRLAPQVGAYHLMRSAGGRGVLPGGVPGTHAGKAVVIGGGVSGWNATQIAVGMGFHVTLLDRDINKLREADKIFGTQVQTVVSNSYELEKAVVEADLVIGAVLIPGAKAPKLVTNELVAKMKPGSVLVDIAIDQGGCFEDSHPTTHADPTFMVHNSVFYCVANMPGAVPHTSTYALTNATLPYIVELANRGWVDALRRDPALALGLNTHDGQVVYGPVAEAHGLPRVDLGALIG; from the coding sequence GTGAAGGTCGGTATCCCCCGCGAGGTCAAGAACAACGAGTTCCGGGTGGCGATCACCCCCGCCGGTGTGCACGAGCTGGTGCGCCACGGCCATCAGGTCGTCATCGAGCAGCACGCCGGCCTCGGATCCTCGATCACGGACGAAGAGTTCATCGCAGCCGGTGCGCAGATCCTCCCCACCGCCGACGAGGTGTGGGCCGCCGCCGACCTGCTGCTGAAGGTCAAGGAGCCGATCGCCGAGGAGTACCACCGCCTCCGCAAGGGCCAGACCCTCTTCACCTACCTCCACCTGGCCGCCTCGCGCGAGTGCACGGACGCCCTCCTGGAGTCGGGCACCACCGCCATCGCCTACGAGACGGTCGAGACCCTGAACCGGCAGCTCCCGCTGCTCGCCCCGATGTCCGAGGTCGCGGGTCGACTCGCTCCGCAGGTCGGCGCGTACCACCTGATGCGTTCGGCCGGTGGCCGCGGTGTGCTGCCCGGTGGTGTGCCCGGCACCCACGCCGGCAAGGCCGTCGTCATCGGCGGTGGCGTCTCCGGCTGGAACGCCACGCAGATAGCGGTGGGCATGGGCTTCCACGTCACCCTGCTCGACCGTGACATCAACAAGCTCCGCGAGGCGGACAAGATCTTCGGCACCCAGGTGCAGACGGTCGTCTCCAACTCCTACGAACTAGAGAAGGCCGTCGTCGAGGCCGACCTCGTCATCGGTGCCGTTCTGATCCCCGGAGCCAAGGCGCCCAAGCTGGTCACCAACGAGTTGGTCGCCAAGATGAAGCCCGGAAGTGTCCTTGTCGACATTGCGATCGACCAAGGTGGCTGCTTCGAGGACTCGCACCCCACCACGCACGCCGACCCGACCTTCATGGTTCACAACTCGGTCTTCTACTGCGTGGCCAACATGCCCGGTGCGGTGCCCCACACCTCCACGTACGCCCTCACCAACGCCACGCTGCCCTACATCGTCGAGCTCGCCAATCGCGGTTGGGTCGACGCCCTGCGCCGCGACCCGGCGCTCGCCCTGGGTCTGAACACCCACGATGGCCAGGTCGTTTACGGTCCGGTCGCGGAAGCGCACGGGCTGCCCAGGGTCGATCTGGGTGCTCTTATCGGCTGA
- a CDS encoding ParA family protein, translating to MKMTDGLHVNAMAGNESGRESTHFAAYEEVPEGHFYDPDAEYEPDPEYAATLAPDAARQRRERIGPTGRPLPYFPIPGPLTDHGPAKIIAMCNQKGGVGKTTSTINLGAALAEYGRRVLLVDFDPQGALSVGLGVNPMELDLTVYNLLMERGMSADEVLLKTAVPNMDLLPSNIDLSAAEVQLVSEVARESTLQRALKPLMSDYDYIVIDCQPSLGLLTVNALTAAHKVIVPLECEFFALRGVALLTETIEKVQERLNPELELDGILATMYDSRTVHSREVLARVVEAFDDHVYHTVIGRTVRFPETTVAGEPITTYASNSVGAAAYRQLAREVLARCHAE from the coding sequence ATGAAGATGACGGACGGCCTACACGTGAACGCCATGGCCGGCAACGAGAGTGGCCGAGAGTCCACCCACTTCGCCGCCTACGAGGAAGTCCCCGAGGGGCACTTCTACGACCCAGACGCCGAGTACGAGCCCGATCCCGAGTACGCGGCAACTCTCGCACCCGACGCCGCGCGTCAGCGCCGCGAGCGGATCGGCCCCACCGGGCGGCCCCTGCCCTACTTCCCGATCCCGGGCCCGTTGACCGACCACGGCCCCGCGAAGATCATCGCGATGTGCAACCAGAAGGGCGGCGTCGGCAAGACGACGTCGACCATCAATCTGGGTGCCGCACTCGCGGAGTACGGGCGGCGCGTCCTCCTCGTCGACTTCGATCCGCAGGGAGCCCTGTCGGTCGGCCTCGGCGTGAACCCGATGGAGTTGGACCTCACGGTCTACAACCTGCTCATGGAGCGGGGCATGTCGGCGGACGAGGTGCTGCTGAAGACGGCCGTGCCCAACATGGACCTGCTGCCGAGCAATATCGACCTCTCGGCCGCGGAAGTGCAGTTGGTCAGCGAGGTCGCCCGCGAGTCCACTCTGCAACGCGCGCTGAAGCCGCTGATGTCCGACTACGACTACATCGTGATCGACTGTCAGCCCTCGCTCGGACTGCTCACGGTGAACGCCCTGACTGCGGCTCATAAGGTCATCGTGCCGCTGGAGTGCGAGTTCTTCGCCCTGCGCGGAGTGGCCCTGCTGACCGAGACGATCGAGAAGGTCCAGGAGCGGCTCAACCCGGAACTGGAGTTGGACGGCATCCTGGCCACCATGTACGACTCCCGGACCGTGCACAGCCGCGAGGTGCTCGCACGGGTGGTGGAGGCGTTCGACGATCACGTCTACCACACGGTCATCGGACGGACCGTACGCTTCCCCGAGACCACCGTGGCCGGCGAGCCGATCACCACCTACGCATCCAACTCGGTCGGCGCAGCCGCTTACCGCCAGCTCGCCAGGGAGGTGCTCGCCCGGTGTCACGCCGAGTGA